The Streptomyces sp. NBC_00162 genome window below encodes:
- a CDS encoding FHA domain-containing protein, which translates to MSAEQVCSRCGHRSDAASRFCSNCGAPLRAGLTPERASETTSTISISGLEAYEAEVSGQAHVSSSLSPEAQAAVEALPPGSALLIVRRGPNSGSRFLLDGELTTAGRHPQSDIFLDDVTVSRRHVEFRRSQEGGFTVADVGSLNGTYVNREPIDSVALHNGDEVQIGKYRLVFYASLRGV; encoded by the coding sequence ATGTCGGCCGAGCAGGTTTGCAGCAGGTGCGGACACCGCAGCGATGCGGCCAGCCGCTTCTGCTCCAACTGCGGCGCGCCGCTGCGGGCGGGTCTGACGCCGGAGCGTGCCTCGGAGACCACGTCCACCATCTCGATCTCGGGCCTCGAGGCCTACGAGGCCGAGGTGTCCGGACAAGCGCACGTGTCGTCCTCGCTGTCCCCCGAGGCCCAGGCCGCGGTGGAAGCGCTGCCTCCGGGTTCCGCCCTGCTCATCGTGCGGCGCGGTCCCAACTCCGGTAGCCGCTTCCTGCTGGACGGTGAGCTGACCACGGCGGGCCGGCACCCGCAGAGCGACATCTTCCTGGACGACGTCACCGTCTCCCGGCGCCATGTCGAATTCCGCAGGAGCCAGGAAGGCGGCTTCACCGTCGCCGACGTCGGCAGCCTCAACGGCACGTACGTGAACCGTGAGCCGATCGACTCCGTCGCCCTGCACAACGGCGACGAGGTGCAGATCGGCAAGTACCGGCTGGTCTTCTACGCGAGCCTGCGGGGCGTCTGA
- a CDS encoding MerR family transcriptional regulator: MLRTPAGGAPKNGTAGTAGPAGRLVSIGTVLTTLRDEFPEVTISKIRFLEAEGLVEPRRTPSGYRKFSTEDVERLARILRLQRDHYLPLKVIREQLDALARGEQIRIPAPTPHGESVDPEGPAAVYGEVGRERPTVARVGRAELIAAAGADEVQLVEWESYGLLAEAPGGGFDAEAITVARLVADLGRFGLEPRHLRAMKAAADREAGLVEQVVAPLRRHRNPQTRAHAEATMKELAGLSVRLHEALVQTALGVRLP, encoded by the coding sequence ATGCTGCGTACCCCGGCCGGCGGTGCCCCGAAGAACGGCACCGCCGGCACCGCCGGCCCGGCCGGGCGGCTGGTGAGCATCGGCACGGTGCTCACCACGCTGCGTGACGAGTTCCCCGAAGTTACGATCTCGAAGATCCGTTTCCTGGAGGCGGAGGGGCTCGTCGAGCCCCGGCGCACACCCTCCGGATACCGCAAGTTCAGCACCGAGGACGTGGAGCGCCTCGCGCGGATCCTGCGTCTGCAGCGCGATCACTACCTGCCGCTGAAGGTCATCCGCGAGCAGCTCGACGCTCTGGCCCGCGGAGAGCAGATCCGCATCCCGGCGCCCACGCCGCACGGGGAGTCGGTCGATCCCGAAGGGCCCGCGGCCGTCTACGGGGAGGTGGGCCGGGAGCGGCCCACCGTGGCCCGGGTGGGCCGTGCGGAGCTGATCGCGGCCGCCGGCGCGGACGAGGTCCAGCTCGTCGAATGGGAGTCGTACGGGCTGCTCGCCGAGGCTCCGGGCGGCGGATTCGACGCCGAAGCGATCACGGTGGCCCGGCTCGTGGCCGATCTGGGGCGGTTCGGGCTGGAGCCGCGGCACCTGCGCGCGATGAAGGCCGCCGCGGACCGGGAGGCGGGCCTGGTGGAGCAGGTCGTGGCGCCCCTGAGGCGGCACCGCAATCCGCAGACCAGGGCGCATGCCGAAGCCACGATGAAGGAGCTCGCGGGGCTTTCCGTACGGCTCCACGAGGCCCTGGTGCAGACCGCCCTCGGGGTCCGGCTGCCGTGA
- a CDS encoding bifunctional nuclease family protein: MNELDVVGVRVEMPSNQPIVLLREVGGDRYLPIWIGPGEATAIAFAQQGMAPARPLTHDLFKDVLEAIGEELTEVRITDLREGVFYAELVFASGVEVSARPSDAIALALRTGTPIYGSDGVLDDAGIAIPDEQEDEVEKFREFLDQISPEDFGTGPQ, translated from the coding sequence GTGAACGAGCTCGACGTTGTGGGTGTCCGGGTGGAAATGCCCTCCAACCAACCGATCGTGCTCCTGCGTGAAGTGGGAGGCGACCGGTACCTCCCCATCTGGATCGGTCCTGGGGAGGCGACCGCCATTGCCTTTGCGCAGCAGGGAATGGCCCCTGCCCGACCGCTGACGCACGACCTGTTCAAGGACGTGCTGGAGGCGATCGGCGAGGAACTCACCGAGGTCCGGATCACGGATCTGCGGGAGGGTGTCTTCTATGCGGAGCTCGTCTTCGCCAGCGGGGTCGAGGTGAGCGCGCGGCCTTCCGACGCCATAGCGCTGGCCCTGCGGACGGGGACGCCGATCTACGGCAGTGACGGTGTGCTCGACGACGCCGGGATCGCGATTCCGGACGAGCAGGAGGACGAGGTGGAGAAGTTCCGCGAGTTCCTCGACCAGATCTCGCCAGAGGACTTCGGTACCGGCCCGCAGTGA
- a CDS encoding MerR family transcriptional regulator, with amino-acid sequence MRITGDGTTGGIPARSDGGPYPLHGSAVGSARRQPESTPVGPVGGDPAPEQIGYRGPTACAAAGITYRQLDYWARTGLVEPSVRPAYGSGTQRLYSFRDVVVLKIVKRFLDTGVALQNIRTAVQHLRDRGFSDLERMTLMSDGATVYECTSPDQVVSLLQGGQGVFGIAVGVVWRDVENALSQLHGERVDTGETLLGHNPADELAARRNRAG; translated from the coding sequence GTGAGGATCACGGGCGACGGTACGACCGGGGGCATCCCCGCACGGAGTGACGGTGGACCGTACCCGCTGCACGGCAGTGCGGTCGGTTCCGCGCGCCGTCAGCCGGAGTCGACGCCGGTCGGACCGGTGGGCGGCGACCCGGCGCCCGAGCAGATCGGCTACCGCGGGCCGACGGCGTGTGCGGCGGCCGGCATCACGTACCGGCAGCTCGACTACTGGGCACGGACGGGGCTGGTGGAGCCGAGCGTGCGCCCCGCCTACGGTTCGGGGACGCAGCGGCTGTACAGCTTCCGCGATGTCGTGGTCCTCAAGATCGTCAAGCGCTTCCTGGACACCGGGGTGGCGCTGCAGAACATCCGTACGGCCGTGCAGCACCTGCGCGACCGGGGGTTCTCGGACCTCGAGCGGATGACGCTGATGAGCGACGGCGCCACGGTGTACGAGTGCACCTCGCCGGACCAGGTCGTGAGCCTGCTCCAGGGCGGTCAGGGTGTCTTCGGCATCGCCGTGGGCGTGGTGTGGCGCGACGTGGAGAACGCGCTGTCGCAGCTGCACGGGGAGCGCGTGGACACCGGCGAGACCCTGCTCGGGCACAACCCCGCGGACGAACTGGCCGCCCGCCGCAACCGGGCCGGTTGA
- a CDS encoding DNA polymerase IV: MRAAPTILHLDMDAFYASVEQASKPSLRGKAVIVGGLGPRGVVATASYEARRFGVHSAMPTAQARRLCPNGAYLIPRFSLYRQVSDVVMALLRELSPLVEPLSLDEAFVDLEAGGIAFDSQTARVTGERLRADIRAATGLSGSVGLAGSKMLAKVASEEAKPAGLLLIEPGTERELLAPMSVRTLPGVGPATGEHLRRAGITTVGDLAEAGEDELVRMLGRSHGVGLFRMALGIDDRPVVAERDAKSVSVEDTFDVDLHDRVRIRTEVQRLADRCVQRLRGSGHSGRTIVLKVRRYDFSTLTRSETLRGPTDDPAVVREAAARLLEGVDTTGGVRLLGVGVTGLADYTQEDLFAQSLAAEPQEEAGEVREAAEPDGAAEPGGAPVAALEGPAGAEVPGGPEAAPERRWTAGSDVRHAVYGPGWVQGSGVGRVTVRFEQPGSEPGRVRTFRVDDPELEPTDPLPLVGEEPPAGTP, from the coding sequence GTGAGAGCCGCGCCGACCATCCTGCATCTGGACATGGATGCCTTCTACGCGTCCGTGGAGCAGGCGTCGAAGCCGAGCCTGCGCGGCAAGGCCGTCATCGTGGGCGGGCTCGGACCGCGCGGGGTCGTCGCCACCGCCTCGTACGAGGCCAGGCGCTTCGGGGTGCATTCGGCGATGCCGACGGCGCAGGCGCGGCGGCTCTGCCCGAACGGTGCCTACCTGATTCCCCGCTTCAGCCTCTACCGGCAGGTCAGCGACGTGGTGATGGCCCTGCTGCGAGAGCTCTCGCCGCTGGTGGAGCCGCTCAGCCTCGACGAGGCCTTCGTGGACCTGGAGGCGGGTGGGATCGCCTTCGACTCGCAGACCGCCCGGGTCACCGGGGAGCGGCTGCGGGCGGACATCAGGGCCGCCACCGGGCTCAGCGGGTCGGTGGGGCTGGCCGGGTCGAAGATGCTGGCCAAGGTGGCCTCCGAGGAGGCCAAGCCGGCCGGGCTGCTGCTGATCGAGCCGGGGACCGAGCGGGAGCTCCTGGCGCCGATGTCGGTACGGACCCTGCCGGGGGTGGGGCCGGCCACCGGCGAGCACCTGCGCCGCGCCGGGATCACCACCGTGGGGGACCTGGCGGAGGCCGGGGAGGACGAGCTGGTGCGGATGCTCGGGCGCTCGCACGGGGTGGGGCTGTTCCGGATGGCGCTGGGGATCGACGACCGGCCGGTGGTCGCGGAGCGGGACGCGAAGTCGGTGTCGGTGGAGGACACCTTCGACGTGGACCTGCACGACCGGGTGCGGATCAGGACCGAGGTGCAGCGGCTGGCGGACCGGTGCGTGCAGCGCTTGCGGGGGTCCGGCCACTCGGGGCGCACGATCGTGCTGAAGGTGCGCAGGTACGACTTCTCGACGCTGACGCGGTCCGAGACGCTGCGGGGGCCCACGGACGACCCCGCGGTCGTGCGCGAGGCGGCGGCGCGGCTGCTGGAGGGCGTGGACACCACGGGCGGGGTGCGGCTGCTGGGCGTGGGGGTGACCGGTCTGGCCGACTACACGCAGGAGGACCTGTTCGCCCAGTCGCTGGCCGCTGAGCCTCAGGAGGAGGCGGGGGAGGTCAGGGAGGCCGCTGAGCCTGACGGGGCCGCAGAGCCCGGTGGGGCCCCTGTCGCGGCTCTGGAGGGCCCGGCGGGTGCGGAGGTGCCCGGAGGGCCCGAGGCCGCTCCCGAGCGGCGGTGGACGGCCGGGAGCGACGTACGGCACGCGGTGTACGGGCCCGGGTGGGTGCAGGGCAGCGGGGTCGGGCGGGTGACCGTGCGGTTCGAGCAGCCCGGATCGGAGCCCGGCCGGGTGCGGACCTTCCGGGTGGACGACCCCGAGCTGGAGCCGACCGATCCGCTGCCGTTGGTGGGGGAGGAGCCGCCGGCCGGGACGCCCTAG